In Stenotrophomonas sp. ESTM1D_MKCIP4_1, a single genomic region encodes these proteins:
- a CDS encoding DUF692 domain-containing protein gives MFLPLPSASAGLGLRRGLIDELLAMPADAIDFLEVSPDNWIGVGGAHGAALRQLSERHRLTCHGLSLSLGGPDPLDSTLLAQTRAFLDLHQVQLYSEHLSYCAAGGHVYDLLPLPFTSEAVHHVAGRIAQVQDTLGRRIAVENISYYAVPGADMSEIDFINAVLAEADCDLLLDVNNVFVNACNNGYNAFDFLDRVPAHRVASLHVAGHFDEDDGFKIDTHGAPVKGVVWALLREAYARIGVRPTLLERDFNFPPLAELLAEVAQIRQAQAAVVLPERAHG, from the coding sequence ATGTTCCTGCCCCTGCCCTCTGCCAGCGCCGGTCTTGGCCTGCGCCGCGGACTGATTGACGAGCTGCTGGCAATGCCCGCCGATGCCATCGACTTCCTCGAAGTCTCGCCCGACAACTGGATCGGCGTCGGCGGTGCCCACGGTGCCGCGCTGCGTCAGCTCAGCGAGCGCCACCGCCTGACCTGTCATGGCCTGTCGTTGTCACTGGGTGGGCCGGACCCGCTGGACAGCACCCTGCTGGCACAGACGCGCGCCTTCCTCGACCTGCACCAAGTGCAGCTGTACAGCGAGCACCTGAGCTACTGCGCTGCCGGCGGCCATGTCTATGACCTGTTGCCGCTGCCCTTCACCAGCGAAGCCGTGCACCACGTCGCCGGTCGCATCGCCCAGGTGCAGGACACGCTGGGACGGCGCATCGCGGTGGAGAACATTTCCTATTACGCCGTGCCCGGTGCGGACATGAGCGAGATCGACTTCATCAATGCCGTGCTGGCAGAAGCAGACTGCGACCTGCTGCTGGACGTCAACAACGTCTTCGTCAACGCCTGCAACAACGGCTACAACGCCTTCGATTTCCTCGACCGCGTGCCTGCGCACCGGGTTGCATCGCTGCATGTGGCCGGCCACTTCGACGAAGACGATGGCTTCAAGATCGATACCCATGGCGCGCCGGTAAAGGGCGTGGTCTGGGCGCTGCTGCGCGAGGCCTATGCGCGCATCGGCGTGCGCCCCACCCTGCTGGAACGCGACTTCAATTTCCCACCGCTGGCCGAACTGCTGGCCGAAGTCGCGCAGATCCGCCAGGCCCAGGCCGCGGTGGTACTGCCGGAGCGGGCCCATGGCTGA
- a CDS encoding TerC family protein, with amino-acid sequence MEWLADPSIWMGLATLIVLEIVLGIDNLVFIAILADKLPPHQRDRARVIGLSLALLMRLVLLAALAWIMKLTEPLLTLFDHSFSGRDLILLGGGLFLLFKGTMELHERLEGREHHEDGKKVYASFAMVVAQIVVLDAVFSLDSVITAVGMVDNLGVMYAAVTIAMVLMLLASKPLTRFVNKHPTVVVLCLGFLLMIGFSLVAEGLGYKIPKGYLYAAIAFSILVEAFNQWVRFNRERNERRQPFRQRTADAVLRMLGARPANGHDDGHGEEEHADEERLQPAEHEMIRSVLGLADRPVSSVMTVRADVQWIDLTRGQDDVVARLVASPHTRLLVGEGDLDRLRGVVQSRDLLADLLQGRPLQLEGNLREPQYVLSSASALQALELIRRHPVPLAVAVDEYGSVEGLVTANDLLAAIAGDLADTQDERYGVVAQGEDQWEADGALTLDDLQRLAGVSLPRSSDYMTISGLVLEQLGRLPDEGDAVDVADVRITVLAMEKRRIARLRVQRLVGA; translated from the coding sequence ATGGAATGGTTGGCTGACCCCTCGATCTGGATGGGCCTTGCGACCCTGATCGTGCTGGAGATCGTGCTCGGCATCGACAACCTGGTGTTCATCGCGATCCTGGCCGACAAGCTGCCGCCGCATCAGCGCGACCGCGCGCGGGTGATCGGCCTGAGCCTGGCCCTGTTGATGCGCCTGGTACTGCTGGCCGCGCTGGCCTGGATCATGAAACTGACCGAGCCGCTGCTGACGCTGTTCGACCACAGCTTCTCCGGCCGCGATCTGATCCTGCTGGGCGGTGGCCTGTTCCTGTTGTTCAAGGGCACCATGGAACTGCACGAGCGGCTGGAAGGCCGCGAGCATCATGAAGATGGCAAGAAGGTCTATGCCAGCTTCGCCATGGTGGTGGCGCAGATCGTGGTGCTCGACGCCGTGTTTTCGCTTGACTCGGTGATCACGGCCGTCGGCATGGTCGACAACCTGGGCGTGATGTACGCCGCAGTGACCATCGCGATGGTGCTGATGCTGCTGGCCAGCAAGCCGCTGACCCGCTTCGTCAACAAGCATCCCACGGTGGTGGTGCTGTGCCTGGGCTTCCTGCTGATGATCGGTTTCAGCCTGGTGGCCGAAGGCCTCGGCTACAAGATTCCGAAGGGTTATCTGTACGCGGCCATCGCGTTCTCGATCCTGGTGGAAGCGTTCAACCAGTGGGTACGCTTCAACCGCGAGCGCAACGAGCGCCGCCAGCCGTTCCGCCAGCGCACCGCCGATGCGGTGCTGCGCATGCTGGGCGCACGCCCGGCCAACGGCCACGACGATGGCCACGGTGAGGAAGAACATGCGGACGAGGAACGCCTGCAGCCGGCCGAGCACGAGATGATCCGCAGCGTGCTGGGCCTGGCTGACCGGCCGGTGTCGAGCGTGATGACGGTGCGCGCCGACGTGCAGTGGATCGATCTGACGCGTGGCCAGGACGACGTGGTGGCCCGCCTGGTGGCCTCGCCCCATACGCGCCTGCTGGTGGGCGAGGGTGATCTGGACCGCCTACGCGGCGTGGTGCAGAGCCGCGATCTGCTGGCCGACCTGCTGCAGGGCAGGCCGCTGCAGCTGGAAGGCAACCTGCGCGAGCCGCAGTACGTACTGTCCAGCGCGAGCGCGCTGCAGGCCCTGGAACTGATCCGCCGGCACCCGGTGCCGCTGGCAGTGGCGGTGGACGAATACGGCAGCGTGGAAGGCCTGGTCACCGCCAACGACCTGCTGGCGGCGATTGCCGGTGATCTGGCCGACACCCAGGATGAGCGCTACGGCGTGGTTGCGCAGGGCGAGGACCAGTGGGAAGCCGACGGCGCGCTGACCCTGGATGACCTGCAGCGCCTGGCGGGTGTGTCGTTGCCGCGCAGCAGCGACTACATGACCATTTCCGGCCTGGTGCTGGAACAGCTGGGGCGCCTGCCCGACGAAGGCGATGCCGTGGACGTGGCCGACGTACGCATCACCGTGCTGGCGATGGAGAAGCGCCGCATCGCCCGCCTCCGGGTGCAGCGCCTGGTCGGCGCCTGA
- a CDS encoding redoxin family protein, producing the protein MTTLRAYTVPLLLALLGAAALLLAWPSPEAGAQPAEAAPSAGFSGGGPWHNSPPLTLEQLRGEVVLVEFWTYGCSNCLNVAPYVHQWHARYAAKGLRVIGVHTPEFAYEGLQSNVRHAIHRLDIRWPVVQDNQYRIWNAWGNRFWPALYLLDRQGRVVYRHYGEGDYARTEREIQRLLASL; encoded by the coding sequence ATGACGACGTTGCGTGCCTATACCGTACCGCTGCTGCTGGCCCTGCTGGGTGCCGCTGCGTTGCTGCTGGCCTGGCCCAGCCCGGAGGCCGGTGCGCAGCCGGCCGAAGCCGCCCCCAGCGCGGGCTTCAGCGGCGGCGGGCCGTGGCACAACAGCCCACCGCTGACCCTGGAGCAGCTGCGTGGCGAAGTGGTGCTGGTCGAGTTCTGGACCTACGGCTGCAGCAACTGCCTCAACGTCGCGCCGTACGTGCACCAGTGGCATGCACGTTATGCCGCGAAGGGCCTGCGCGTGATCGGCGTACACACGCCGGAATTCGCCTATGAAGGGCTGCAGAGCAACGTGCGCCACGCGATCCACCGCCTCGACATCCGCTGGCCGGTGGTGCAGGACAACCAGTACCGCATCTGGAATGCGTGGGGCAATCGATTCTGGCCGGCGCTGTACCTGCTCGACCGGCAGGGCCGGGTGGTCTACCGCCATTACGGTGAAGGCGACTATGCACGTACCGAACGCGAGATCCAGCGCCTGCTGGCCAGCCTCTGA
- a CDS encoding MFS transporter, whose translation MTAARQRSMWVAGLSTVVEWYDFTLYLYFATVLSRVFFGGGEQAMLVTLAGFAVSYLMRPLGALCFGHLGDRLGRRWMLLASMALMAAAMLATALLPTAATAGTTAGVLLLVLRCVMAFSVGGEYTGVVAYLLESAPARRRGLVTSLASAASEVGALLAVALSAVTVAMLTPAQLDGWGWRIPFFVGAALALVILIARSGMHESPEFERQRRAGSIPATPLRHVLRNHPGAVARTFAISALGSITYYVGITYVPAFLHAQGHDEGDALWLSTVAAVAVIAITPVCGALSDRFGRRPLLLGLTVLAALLPLSMFGWMAEAAPLGIAVAAVVLACVAGGVSAVAAPATAEQFPGEGRVSGLALGVTMATAVFGGATPWLAQWWVERSGWAAAPGAMIALVAVLVLPVLWTLPETTPGRGRR comes from the coding sequence ATGACCGCGGCGCGGCAGCGCTCGATGTGGGTGGCGGGCCTGTCCACCGTGGTGGAGTGGTACGACTTCACCCTGTACCTGTACTTCGCCACCGTGTTGTCGCGGGTGTTCTTCGGCGGTGGCGAGCAGGCCATGCTGGTCACCCTGGCCGGGTTTGCCGTGTCCTACCTGATGCGCCCGCTGGGGGCGCTGTGCTTCGGCCACCTCGGCGACCGTCTCGGCCGGCGCTGGATGCTGCTGGCCTCGATGGCGTTGATGGCGGCGGCCATGCTGGCTACCGCCCTGCTGCCGACCGCAGCCACGGCAGGCACCACGGCCGGCGTGCTGCTGCTGGTCCTGCGCTGCGTGATGGCGTTTTCGGTGGGGGGCGAGTACACCGGCGTGGTGGCCTATCTGTTGGAAAGCGCCCCCGCACGACGACGTGGCCTCGTCACTTCGCTGGCGTCGGCCGCCAGTGAAGTGGGCGCGCTGCTGGCGGTGGCGCTCTCCGCCGTGACCGTGGCGATGCTGACGCCCGCGCAGCTGGATGGCTGGGGCTGGCGCATTCCATTTTTCGTCGGTGCCGCGCTGGCACTGGTGATTCTCATCGCGCGTTCGGGCATGCACGAATCGCCAGAGTTCGAGCGCCAGCGCCGCGCGGGCAGCATTCCGGCGACGCCGCTGCGCCACGTGCTGCGCAACCATCCTGGCGCGGTGGCGCGCACGTTCGCGATTTCCGCACTCGGTTCAATCACATACTACGTCGGCATCACCTACGTGCCGGCCTTCCTGCACGCGCAGGGGCACGACGAAGGCGATGCGCTGTGGTTGTCCACGGTTGCCGCAGTGGCGGTCATTGCGATCACGCCCGTGTGCGGTGCACTGTCCGACCGCTTCGGGCGGCGCCCGCTGCTGCTGGGCCTGACGGTACTGGCGGCACTGCTGCCGTTGTCGATGTTCGGCTGGATGGCCGAGGCCGCGCCGCTGGGCATTGCGGTGGCGGCGGTGGTACTGGCCTGCGTGGCGGGCGGCGTCAGCGCGGTGGCCGCACCGGCCACGGCCGAGCAGTTTCCGGGCGAGGGTCGGGTGAGCGGGCTGGCACTAGGGGTGACCATGGCCACGGCGGTGTTCGGTGGAGCGACACCGTGGCTGGCGCAATGGTGGGTGGAACGCAGCGGCTGGGCGGCGGCGCCGGGCGCGATGATCGCGCTGGTGGCGGTGCTGGTGCTGCCGGTGCTGTGGACCCTGCCCGAGACGACCCCGGGCAGGGGCAGGCGCTAG
- a CDS encoding ferric reductase-like transmembrane domain-containing protein: MAVSNTSFLHGWRLFVAIAVVLIAFALAAFALQPDVAEGSRAAIRVTARTSFLLFLAAFTASSFASLLPGPTSRFLLRERRIIGLSFAFSHLLHAIAITAFGILNAAFWPARSALANLPGTIGYVAILALAITSHRGIARRMGPTAWRRLHVTGMWIIAAVFTYSYFKRVPGNFWYAVPSALLFTAVVVRTIAKRAQSLKRSVHARGQSPLPGKGI, translated from the coding sequence ATGGCTGTTTCCAACACTTCCTTCCTGCACGGCTGGCGCTTGTTCGTGGCCATCGCCGTGGTGCTGATCGCCTTCGCACTGGCGGCATTCGCGCTGCAACCCGACGTGGCAGAAGGCAGCCGTGCCGCCATCCGGGTGACGGCGCGCACCTCGTTCCTGCTGTTCCTGGCCGCGTTCACCGCATCCTCGTTCGCCAGCCTGCTGCCCGGGCCGACCAGCCGCTTCCTGCTGCGCGAACGCCGGATCATCGGCCTCTCCTTCGCGTTCTCGCACCTGCTGCATGCCATCGCGATCACCGCATTCGGCATCCTCAACGCCGCGTTCTGGCCCGCACGCTCGGCCTTGGCCAATCTGCCCGGCACCATCGGCTATGTCGCCATCCTCGCCCTGGCCATCACCTCGCACCGTGGCATTGCCCGGCGCATGGGCCCCACCGCGTGGCGTCGCCTGCACGTGACCGGCATGTGGATCATCGCGGCGGTGTTCACCTACTCGTACTTCAAGCGCGTGCCGGGCAACTTCTGGTACGCCGTGCCTTCGGCGCTGCTGTTCACCGCCGTCGTGGTGCGCACCATCGCCAAGCGCGCGCAGTCGCTGAAGCGAAGTGTGCATGCACGGGGTCAGAGCCCTTTGCCGGGCAAAGGGATCTGA
- a CDS encoding DoxX family protein, whose product MISTAATHYTPRLDAVGRWLSPLALRALLAWEFFESGREKLGGQNWFADLEGRFPFPFSTLPASLNWQLATWLELVGAVMLLLGLATRSVAYIFWVLTIVAIAAVHWPDQWNSLDELWQGYAITDQGYGNFKLPLLFLAMLLPLILNGAGTLSLDRLLAGRQHATLGDDGLGWGVSLIALLLPLAAMLPGIGFGGSLLGGALLLAYELRRRRSA is encoded by the coding sequence ATGATCAGCACCGCCGCTACCCACTACACCCCGCGCCTGGACGCCGTTGGCCGCTGGCTTTCGCCGCTGGCCCTGCGTGCCCTGCTGGCCTGGGAATTCTTCGAGTCCGGCCGCGAGAAGCTGGGCGGGCAGAACTGGTTCGCCGATCTGGAAGGCCGCTTCCCGTTCCCGTTCTCCACCCTGCCCGCTTCGCTGAACTGGCAGCTGGCCACGTGGCTGGAACTGGTGGGTGCGGTGATGCTGCTGCTCGGCCTGGCCACGCGTTCGGTGGCCTACATCTTCTGGGTGCTGACCATCGTCGCCATTGCCGCCGTGCACTGGCCCGACCAGTGGAACAGCCTGGACGAACTCTGGCAGGGCTATGCGATCACCGACCAGGGCTATGGCAACTTCAAGCTGCCGCTGCTGTTCCTGGCCATGCTGCTGCCGCTGATCCTCAACGGTGCCGGCACCCTCAGCCTGGACCGTCTGCTGGCCGGCCGGCAACACGCCACGCTCGGCGATGACGGCCTCGGCTGGGGCGTCAGCCTGATCGCCCTGCTGCTGCCCCTTGCCGCGATGCTGCCCGGCATCGGTTTCGGAGGCTCTCTGCTCGGTGGCGCCCTGCTGCTGGCGTACGAGCTGCGCCGTCGCCGCAGCGCCTGA
- a CDS encoding alpha/beta hydrolase yields MIRTTLLAAALALGATSPALAAQADAGAPPTIILVHGAFADGSSWNKVITTLHDWKLPAVAVQNPLSSLADDVAATRRAIAAAPGKVVLVGHSWGGTVITEAGNDPKVQALVYVAAFAPDAGQSSAQQGEGFPVGPGLTRLQEKDGYLTLPADAIAQDFAPDVMKKTATLLYSTQVPLKASALGETVTIAAWRSKPSWYVVSRDDRMLSPQLQVATARRIGAELQSIGSSHVSLLSHPAQVADSILEAAGVKPAELPLAEQGG; encoded by the coding sequence ATGATCCGCACCACCCTGCTTGCCGCTGCCCTTGCGCTGGGCGCCACCTCTCCCGCCCTCGCCGCGCAGGCCGATGCCGGCGCGCCGCCCACCATCATCCTGGTGCACGGCGCCTTCGCCGATGGCTCCAGCTGGAACAAGGTCATCACCACCCTGCATGACTGGAAGCTGCCGGCCGTGGCTGTGCAGAACCCGCTGAGTTCGCTGGCTGACGATGTGGCGGCCACCCGCCGCGCGATTGCCGCCGCACCGGGCAAGGTGGTGCTGGTGGGGCACAGCTGGGGCGGCACGGTCATCACCGAAGCCGGCAACGATCCCAAGGTGCAGGCGCTGGTCTACGTGGCCGCGTTCGCACCGGATGCCGGCCAGTCCTCGGCGCAGCAGGGCGAAGGCTTCCCGGTCGGCCCCGGGCTGACCCGCCTGCAGGAGAAGGACGGCTACCTGACCCTGCCGGCCGATGCCATCGCCCAGGACTTCGCACCCGATGTGATGAAGAAGACCGCCACGCTGCTGTACAGCACGCAGGTGCCGCTGAAGGCGAGTGCGCTGGGTGAAACCGTGACCATTGCGGCATGGCGCAGCAAGCCGAGCTGGTATGTGGTCAGCCGTGATGACCGCATGCTCTCGCCGCAGCTGCAGGTCGCCACCGCGCGGCGCATCGGCGCGGAGCTGCAGTCGATCGGCAGCAGCCATGTATCGCTGCTTTCGCACCCGGCGCAGGTGGCCGACAGCATCCTCGAAGCTGCCGGGGTGAAGCCGGCCGAACTGCCGCTGGCCGAGCAGGGGGGCTGA
- a CDS encoding putative DNA-binding domain-containing protein, translating to MAESLATLQQRWADHVRDPSMPAPEGVEARRLAVYRRLCMGSLDSLLAGSLPRLRELLGETRWRGLVEHFYARHACHTPLFPQIASEFAAWLAVQDTFALPGWAAELAHYESTQQALHIEAREAGHPLHPMPAGSDVLVLSPLVRVLGYQWPVHEDAGLDDAPASEPTLLLLRRVEGYHLQVEELAPLAYALLSAFGNEGARMDDVLQALAEAHGVAADGLRVVAAPVLGELYAAGVLVALAGF from the coding sequence ATGGCTGAGTCGCTGGCCACCCTGCAGCAGCGCTGGGCCGACCATGTGCGCGACCCGTCGATGCCCGCCCCTGAAGGCGTCGAGGCACGCCGGCTGGCGGTATACCGTCGCCTGTGCATGGGCAGCCTGGACAGCCTGCTGGCGGGCAGCCTGCCGCGCCTGCGGGAACTGCTGGGCGAAACGCGCTGGCGTGGCCTGGTCGAGCACTTCTACGCGCGGCATGCCTGCCACACCCCGCTGTTCCCGCAGATCGCCAGCGAGTTCGCGGCGTGGCTGGCAGTGCAGGACACGTTCGCGCTGCCCGGCTGGGCGGCGGAGCTGGCGCACTACGAAAGCACGCAGCAGGCGCTGCACATCGAAGCACGTGAGGCCGGGCATCCGTTGCACCCCATGCCTGCGGGCAGCGACGTGCTGGTGCTCTCGCCGCTGGTGCGGGTACTGGGCTACCAGTGGCCGGTGCATGAAGACGCCGGGCTGGACGATGCACCCGCCAGCGAACCCACGCTTCTGCTGCTGCGCCGCGTGGAGGGCTACCACCTGCAGGTCGAGGAACTGGCACCGCTGGCGTATGCGCTGCTGTCGGCCTTTGGCAACGAGGGTGCGCGCATGGATGACGTCCTGCAGGCGCTGGCCGAGGCGCATGGCGTGGCCGCTGATGGACTGCGCGTGGTTGCCGCGCCCGTGCTGGGCGAACTGTATGCGGCCGGCGTGCTGGTGGCGCTGGCCGGCTTCTGA
- a CDS encoding HAMP domain-containing sensor histidine kinase, translating to MNAAARRLLWPRTLSARLLLVLLGGLTLAHALSFGLLFYERYQATRSMMLRNLDEDVAVSVALLEHLPADQRQAWVPRLERRTYRYLLRPAASGPALETERARQVTAIIDDSLEHRYALQARQVARLPERFEVELRLHDGSPLTIEVTPSGLPLARWLPAVLLVQLAVLLLCAWLAVRLALRPLQQLSHAVEHLQPGKDAPRLPEDGPAEVGTAAAALNALQARIRGHVSERLQILAAISHDLQTPITRMKLRVETLPEDATQQRLLDDLDHLGQLVREGVAYARSSHVASGVPVAMDLAAFLASVVGDYEDMGKPVSGGAPSGLTVQTWPQPLRRVVGNLVDNALRYAGSAEIDAGRDAAGRPWISVSDRGPGIPEDQLQAVLAPFHRLEGSRNRDTGGTGLGLAIAVQLAQSLGGSLQLRNREGGGLQAVLQLPG from the coding sequence ATGAACGCCGCCGCGCGCCGCCTGCTGTGGCCGCGCACCTTGTCCGCGCGCCTGCTGCTGGTGCTGCTGGGCGGGCTGACCCTGGCCCACGCGCTGTCGTTCGGCCTGTTGTTCTACGAGCGCTACCAGGCCACGCGCAGCATGATGCTGCGCAACCTGGACGAAGACGTGGCAGTAAGCGTGGCGCTGCTGGAACACCTGCCGGCCGACCAGCGCCAGGCCTGGGTGCCGCGCCTGGAACGCCGGACCTACCGCTACCTGCTGCGCCCGGCGGCGTCCGGCCCGGCGCTTGAAACCGAGCGTGCGCGCCAGGTCACCGCCATCATCGATGACAGCCTGGAGCACCGCTATGCGCTGCAGGCACGGCAGGTGGCGCGCCTGCCAGAACGGTTCGAGGTGGAACTGCGCCTGCACGACGGTTCGCCGTTGACCATCGAGGTCACGCCATCGGGCCTGCCGCTGGCGCGATGGCTGCCGGCCGTGCTGCTGGTGCAGCTGGCTGTGCTGCTGCTGTGCGCGTGGCTGGCAGTACGCCTGGCGTTGCGTCCGTTGCAGCAGCTGTCGCACGCGGTGGAGCATCTGCAGCCGGGTAAAGACGCACCGCGGCTGCCGGAAGATGGCCCGGCCGAAGTCGGCACCGCTGCGGCAGCGCTGAACGCACTGCAGGCGCGTATCCGTGGGCATGTCAGTGAGCGTCTGCAGATTCTGGCGGCCATCTCGCATGACCTGCAGACCCCGATCACGCGGATGAAGCTGCGCGTGGAGACGCTGCCTGAGGATGCCACCCAGCAGCGCCTGCTGGATGACCTGGATCACCTCGGCCAGCTGGTGCGCGAGGGCGTGGCCTATGCGCGCAGCAGCCACGTTGCCAGCGGCGTACCGGTGGCGATGGATCTGGCGGCCTTCCTGGCCAGCGTGGTCGGCGATTACGAGGACATGGGCAAGCCGGTCTCAGGCGGCGCGCCGTCGGGGCTGACCGTGCAGACCTGGCCGCAGCCGCTGCGGCGGGTGGTCGGCAACCTGGTGGACAACGCGCTGCGCTATGCCGGCAGTGCCGAAATCGATGCCGGTCGTGATGCTGCCGGCAGGCCGTGGATCAGCGTCTCCGATCGTGGCCCGGGCATTCCCGAGGATCAACTGCAGGCCGTACTGGCGCCCTTCCACCGGTTGGAAGGCTCGCGCAACCGCGATACCGGCGGAACCGGGCTGGGGCTGGCCATCGCCGTGCAGCTGGCGCAGTCGCTGGGTGGTTCGCTGCAGCTTCGCAATCGCGAAGGCGGTGGATTGCAGGCGGTATTGCAGCTGCCGGGGTAG
- a CDS encoding metallophosphoesterase, translating into MRAVLSTIGLLMGLYVAWRLFWPLRLPLWAKALLSLLLVALAVQLRIVATFWGTMASPEIPKMAIAVLATGSTAVLLLALAMLLFDAGLLAARALHLPRAVSALRAPLLRPLAAAVALLVSGYGVSQGMAVPKPRQIEVAIKDLPAAFDGYRVLQLTDIHASRLLTGEWVGQVVAESNALKPDLIVITGDLIDGTVDARRDDFRPLGDLQAPDGVIAITGNHEYYAQYSAWMQAFRAVHMQVLENSHTQVRRGDAALTIAGVTDPVAARYGLPQPDLQAALAGADPAAPVILLDHRPRNAVEAAARGVKLQLSGHTHGGQIIGMDQLVKRANGGYVSGRYEVDGMTLYVSNGAGLWAGFPARIGVPSEITMFTLRRAR; encoded by the coding sequence ATCCGCGCAGTGCTGAGTACGATTGGTTTATTGATGGGCCTGTACGTGGCCTGGCGCCTGTTCTGGCCGTTGCGCCTGCCGCTGTGGGCCAAGGCCCTGTTGTCGTTGCTGCTGGTTGCACTGGCCGTGCAGCTGCGCATCGTCGCCACGTTCTGGGGCACGATGGCCTCGCCGGAAATTCCGAAGATGGCCATCGCCGTACTGGCCACCGGCTCCACCGCCGTGCTGCTGCTGGCGCTGGCGATGCTGCTGTTCGATGCCGGACTGCTGGCAGCACGCGCGCTGCACCTGCCGCGTGCAGTGTCGGCGTTGCGCGCGCCGTTGCTGCGGCCGCTGGCGGCGGCGGTGGCCCTGCTGGTCAGTGGCTATGGCGTCAGCCAGGGCATGGCCGTACCCAAGCCGCGGCAGATCGAGGTGGCGATCAAGGATCTGCCGGCGGCCTTCGATGGCTACCGTGTGCTGCAGCTCACCGACATCCACGCCAGCCGCCTGCTGACCGGCGAGTGGGTGGGCCAGGTGGTGGCCGAGAGCAATGCACTGAAGCCGGACCTGATCGTCATCACCGGTGATCTGATCGACGGCACAGTGGACGCGCGCCGTGATGATTTCCGTCCGCTGGGTGACCTGCAGGCGCCGGACGGCGTGATCGCCATCACCGGCAACCACGAGTATTACGCGCAGTACAGCGCGTGGATGCAGGCCTTCCGCGCGGTGCACATGCAGGTGCTGGAAAACAGCCACACCCAGGTGCGGCGTGGCGATGCAGCGTTGACCATTGCCGGCGTCACCGATCCGGTGGCTGCCCGCTATGGCCTGCCGCAGCCCGACCTGCAGGCGGCCCTGGCCGGTGCCGATCCGGCGGCGCCGGTCATCCTGCTCGATCATCGTCCGCGCAATGCGGTCGAGGCGGCCGCACGTGGGGTGAAGCTGCAGTTGTCCGGCCATACCCACGGCGGGCAGATCATCGGCATGGACCAGCTGGTGAAGCGGGCCAACGGCGGTTACGTCTCCGGCCGTTACGAGGTGGATGGCATGACCCTGTACGTCAGCAATGGCGCCGGCCTGTGGGCGGGCTTCCCCGCGCGCATCGGCGTGCCTTCGGAAATCACGATGTTCACCCTGCGCCGCGCGCGGTGA
- a CDS encoding response regulator — translation MNHVPHILVVDDDSDIRQMLADYLQRNGLRVSQADGGRAMRALMDTHAVDLVVLDVMMPGEDGLSLCRNLRAGKHRAVPVVLLTARDDETDRIIGLEMGADDYVTKPFSSRELLARINAVIRRTQMLPPNLQVTEAGRQLAFGEWRLDTTARHLLDAQDTAYPLSGAEFRLLRVFLDHANRVLSRDQLLSLTQGRDAELFDRSIDLLVSRVRQRLGDDAREPTYIKTVRSEGYVFSVPVQLLGPGE, via the coding sequence ATGAACCACGTACCGCACATCCTTGTCGTCGACGATGACAGCGACATCCGCCAGATGCTGGCCGACTACCTGCAGCGCAATGGTCTTCGTGTCAGCCAGGCCGATGGCGGCCGCGCAATGCGCGCGCTGATGGACACCCACGCCGTCGACCTGGTGGTGCTGGACGTGATGATGCCTGGCGAGGATGGCCTGAGCCTGTGCCGCAACCTGCGTGCGGGCAAGCATCGCGCGGTGCCGGTGGTACTGCTGACCGCGCGCGATGATGAAACCGACCGCATCATCGGCCTGGAGATGGGCGCCGATGACTACGTGACCAAGCCGTTTTCCTCGCGCGAACTGCTGGCGCGCATCAACGCGGTGATCCGACGCACGCAGATGCTGCCGCCGAACCTGCAGGTGACCGAGGCCGGCCGCCAGCTGGCGTTTGGCGAGTGGCGCCTGGATACCACCGCGCGCCACCTGCTCGATGCACAGGACACCGCCTATCCGCTCAGCGGCGCCGAGTTCCGCCTGCTGCGGGTGTTCCTCGACCATGCCAACCGCGTGCTCAGCCGCGACCAGCTGCTCAGCCTTACCCAGGGCCGCGATGCCGAACTGTTCGATCGTTCGATCGATCTGCTGGTGAGCCGTGTCCGCCAGCGGCTTGGCGATGATGCGCGCGAACCGACCTACATCAAGACCGTGCGCAGCGAAGGCTATGTGTTCAGCGTGCCGGTGCAGCTGCTGGGGCCGGGGGAATGA